In Syngnathus scovelli strain Florida chromosome 16, RoL_Ssco_1.2, whole genome shotgun sequence, the genomic stretch TAGGGGGAGAAGATGATGGGTGCGTGCGCGGGCCGCAGAGGACCCGGAGCGGGCCGGAAAAGCGCCGGCCCCAGGAAGGGCGTCTGTATGAAGGCGGCGGCGCCCATTGGGGGGCGTAGCGCCAGCGGGTTGGCGGCAACCGCGCACAGGGTGGGCGGCGCCAGGGGGCCGGGCAGGAAGCCCGCGGCCAAGCTCTTGGTCAGCTGCTTCTGCAAGGCCAGTTTGGTCTGGTGAACACACAGGGAGGACATGTTTGACTTGGTAAACATGAGGCCCCGGTCCTGCCCCGTCccgtcccgccccgccccgctcaAGCGCATGTTTGCTGACGAACATCACGTGAGCACACCCAACTTGATGTTCAAGCATACATATGTGAGCCTCATCCAGGAAAAAGGTGAACGGTGTCTTCAGGCTAAAGGTGCTGTTGAATGGATTGCGTGGCTTGTTTCCATGACATCGTTTTGAGCTCCAAATGGATAAGAACTGCGTCCTTTGTTTCTATGACGACAGCCTGAAGCCGGAAACAATGGGTGCAACATCCTTCTTACCTTTGTGCTTGGCAAAGGTTCACAAGTTGCTCCTAGtttgtggcttattcaaaataaaaacagcagcCGTGGCTCACGTGACATTTCAGTAACTCTCATCACGTGTGAGTAGGAATGTCCAACAGTTGAAGCTGGTTCAAATTGAAatatcaattttgaaaaaaaatcccattcttTAAATTGACACCGCCATAGTTTTCTAGGTTAGAAAAGGTCTCATCAATGAATAAGAGCtaagaaaaaaatacacagcATGAATGCCACATTGTTAAGTTTAAGAGCATGTTTGCCTGTTGCCTTCATCCATAATAAACATATCAAAGCTTTTGTGTTGAGGCGGCGCACTCACCTGCGAGGAGAGCGAGGCCAGGCCGTAGCTGCCCAAAGCTTTCTTCATGGCCGACACAGTCGCGCCCGCGCAGCCGTTCCATCGcatgctctgtgtgtgtgtgtgtgtgtgtgtgttgggggtgggggggggggctcgggTCACGACGTGCCATAGCTATCCTTGTATTTGTGGCAGAGTGGGCCGGTCGCTCGTACTCACCGCTAAGCTGATCTGCTGGCTCTTGCTGTGCGGGCTGAATTTGGGCTTGGGCGGTTTTCCGGCCATTCGGTCCTTGTGCCGTCTGCTGTTCATGTGCTGAAGGAaggccaaaacaaaaaaacagatcaGCATCTGTTGCCCTAACATCATCCTCGTCGTCATGGCGATGAGGGACGCGAAACCACCGTGTGCACAAAAGCGGACACATTTGCTCGCGTCTTTGACCATTTGAGTGGCTTCAAATGAGGCTTGGCATTTGAAAACCACGACACACCTGGCTGAGCTGCGTCTCGGAGTTGACAAAGATCTCGCACACTTGGCACTGAAAGCTCTTGTTGGTGACGCCCACGCTGCCTTTGCTCGCCAGCCGCTTGCTCTTATAGCTGGCGCGGGCCGCCGCCATCTTGCCGCGGCGGCGGGGCAGCACGCTTTGACCTTCTAGCGTCAGCTTGTGTTTTGTACCTGGGGGGAGGGGCGGCACAACGCCACGGAGACCGTCAGGACGCCAGCCGGCACAAAAAGAGACAAACGCTACGTCCGCCGTACCGCTGTTGTGGGCTTCCAGCTGCGAGGCCGAGTTCATGGTCACTTTGCAGACGGGACAGTGAAGGTGCGCTTTGCTCTTCTTGCCCTCCTCGTCCGCCCGCGCCTCTCCGTCGGCGCCGGACGAGTCCGTCCGGCCTCTCGAGCCCTCGGTCGCCTCCGGAGCGGCGGAGTCAGACGCCGCCGCCGTGTCAGCGAGCCGCAAGGTCGGCGAGAGCCGCAAGGTCGGCGAGAGCCGCAAGGTCGGcgagagcggcggcggcggcgctccgGCGGCCGCCACGTCCGACGGAGGCGCGGCCGAGCCCTCCTCTGTTTTGACGTCCGGGGAGTCTGACTGAAGACCTGCGGGGATGTACGCAGAATTCAAAGTTGAAAGTGAAATGTTCCCAATATTGTCTGATACGTAGTATGTCAGCGGACTGACTTGCATTGCACATGTTTCCTTCATAGACTTTGCACATTTCACCCAGGACCTCAGCGGACTGACTGGCATTCCACATGTTTCCTTCATGGACTTTGCACATTTCACCCAGGACCAACGACTTCATCCCATCTGTTGCTCCTTTGCCACCATTGATTTTTCTTTCCCCAGTCAATTCATCACTGGAGATAAGCAGTGGAACTGCCACAGAAAATGAATCCCGATTAGGGCGTAATGCTCGTGCCGGAAGGGGGTTGGTTCAAGCTCCTCAGGCCTCCAGAGCTGTACTCGTGAGAGCCATCCATGGATTAAGCAAACGCGACTCTTAAGGAACTTTCAGTctccaaaaagaaaaatggaacaAATCCCCAGACAATGGTACTGAGAGAAGAGCGAATGAGACGTTTTCAACCAAATCTGGAGGAGCCATAGACACTTGACTCCATTGAGCCATGAACAAAATGGCAGCCTTGGCAATCAGACGGCAACAAAGGCGCTTTCATGCCCACGGACGACCCCGTCAAATGGCATCGTTTGAGTCTCCGTTGCGGAAGCTCCGTGACTGACGCTCTCCCTCCCGGCTGACCCGCGAAGCCTCGTATCGATCGATTGCGCGAGCGTCTAGCGCGCGTGGGAAGTGTCGCCGCTGCCAACTAAACACAATCCTTTCCGAGCGCCGGCCAGATTGGCAAAGTGTCAGCGCCGGGAGCGGACCATTGGCGGGGGAGGAGTGCCGCAACCCGCCCGCCGCTCCTTTATGGATCTTGGGATCAATGTGGCACGAGGCGGAAATGAATCCACGCTTGAAGAGTCCAATTAAAAGGCGCGTCATTTCACAAGTGCTGGATTGATCCGGTTGATGTCAAACATCGTTACGCGTGAGCCCGAAAGCTGACGAGGAAATGATCATTAGCGCAATTGAAGAGGACGGTGATTGACGCTTGCCGTCATCAATGCAGTCTCCGGGGGGaacgcccgcccgccgcccgccaCGACCCGACCCTGCCAACACTTTGTCATTTTTGATGTCTCCTCTTAAATGCTGACATGAAGACTTGAATCATGCATTGTGTGTCAAGTCTAAACAATTTTGGCCACACGTGCAATCCCGGCCGGCAGCCAGCCGCTTTCCTTTCAAGTCGCTCTGACGGAGTAGCCAAGGCGTCCAAACGCAAAGAAAGGCTGAGTCTGTTAGCAATTAGCAGCTAACGTCACTTCAGCGATGAGTCCCATGATGTCTGTGAATTGGACCTGTTTGGAGGAGCAGGTGTGATATTGGCGCCCGGCGTTCATTACAGGCTGGCCGGCCGGGGCCGCGTTTCAATTTCACGTGGAGCCAGTCAATCACGCAATGACGCCGCTCAGAAGAGCATAACAAGCCGCTGACGGACTTTGCCATGCTCTCCGTTTCCGTTTGCTTTGACGTACTTATTCCCTCCTCTGAGCTGGGCTCGGCAGCAGGGGGCGTGGCTGCGACGTCCGCCCTCTCGGTCCGGTCCCTGGCCGCGGCTTGGCCGGCCCGCCGCTGCCTGTTCTTCTGCGCCTCCATGGCTTTGAGCTTGCGTGTGTGCTTGTGGCCCTTGTAGTGAGCCTCCGCCTGGTTCTGCGGCACAGCCAGAACGAGAAAGAGCCAAAAGAGATTTTAATCCATGTCATGTCTTGGCGGCGGAGAGGGAGCAAGACGTCTGGATGGGCAGGCCATGTCCCAAAAAAATTGCACATTGTGAGCGGCGGTCTGTTCCCGCCTGATAACGGCTGCGGCACGCCGGGAGGCCAGCGGTAGTATAATTGCATGTGAAATGCGCAACAACTATGGCCTATCAACGCGCACAGCGAGAGGGCTGCCTGTTAATGCCGCACGCCGTGCACGCCGCGCGCACGCGCACCCAAGTACGATGTGATTGCTCTCCGCTTAATCGGAGAGCAAAGCGTGGTCCAATCGGAAGAAATCAATGAGAGATTGTGCCGcgagctggaaaaaaaatggtgaggACGCCGCGAGGACAGTTGCGGCCAAGTGGTGAGGCGTCGGTCTCGGAAAACCAAGACGGTGGCGGGCGGCAGTCTCGGTAGGGTGTCCTATCTTTCGCGTATGCTTTGCATGATGCCTCCGAATAATGTGCTGTGTAAAGGCTTCAAACGTGgccgagcagagcagagcagagcagagcagagcagagcagagcagagcagagcaatcCTCCCATAGCAGCTGAGTGTCTGCGGCCAAAACACGGAGCAACGCTACTTGGATTGATTTGTGCCTTTTTGAGATTGTTTTGGACGGccggttggctggctggctggctggctggccggccggccggccggccacgcTTCGTCGCTATAAATAACCACGGGCTGATTATGTCCTGAAGCCAGAACAAATGTCTCTACGTTCAAAATTGCATAAAGCCCAAACGTCCCAATCCAAGCTACCGAAACGCTTTTGGACACGTGATGCTCGTCACGCTCGCTCAAGTAAACCGACCGGCTTTCTCACCCCGAGTGTAAATTTGGGTTTATGCCGGAGTCCAGGCGACTTTGCGCACCTAAACTCCGCACAGACAAATGATAAATAGCTTGTTGAAGGAAGGGCCTGCGGGATCTCGCAGCTCTTTTGAACATTTGTATCACTCATGTCTGCCACTTTGCTTTTGTGCATATGCATCAAACGACCtgccatatgtgtgtgtgtgtgtgtgtgtgcgtgtgtgcgtgtgtgtgtgtgtgtatgtgcgcgtgtgtgtgactCACTCTCtgcctccgtgtgtgtgtgtgcgtgtgtgtgtgtgtgtgtgaatgcttCCTGCTGAGCCTGCTGATTGTTTCTGCTCGTGGCTGATAAACGGAGGCTCTCCCTGCTGTCTAATCCCTCgtgccaaaacacacacacacacacacacacacacacacacacacacacacacacacacacacacacacacacacacacacagagtcacACACAGAGTCAGCGCAGTGCAGTCAAGTTGGGCTTGCAGGCAGAAAAGCAAAGAAGGCAAGGAGGTTTAGCCATTGCATGTTAAATCATTAAATGCGTCCTTACCGTGGAGTTAAAGCGCAGGTGGCAAATGTTGCAGGAGATGATCTGCTTCTTCTTGAGGGGCTGCGGGACGCCAAAGGTGTGATTGATCACTGCCTTCTGCACAGGGTCCATCTAAAAGAGaaacatccagaagttcaggttTGCTCACACGCAGCATCACCTTCAGTTTATGAgacttaaagaaaaaaaaaagtctgtgtgtgtgtgtgtgtgtattgaggACTTGGGTGAAAGTGAATTTCTCTTTCCACTTTGGTCAGGGCAGGCAGCCTTTGTTTTAGGAACGTTCCCATTGTGTGTCGGCAGACATCCGGAGCCTACTCTGCTCTAAATGCCTCTTTTGTCTCAAAGAGGAGAAAAGCAGCTGAACGGAGCAcgtgacggacggatggacggacggacgcacgcacagacggatggacggacggaagcAGCCGCACCCAACCTCGTCGGCCATCTGTACCGAGGCGACGTCCGCTCGGGTGCTCTTTGCGCACTCGGGCCGTTTGCTTTTGATCCAGTTGGAGCTCGGGCCGCAGATGAGATGTGGCGACATAGCGCCTCGCTTTCTGCGGCTGTGAGGCTGCAGGGTGCTTTCTGTTTCATTTATCTGCAGATGGAAGCTCAGGGAGCCGACACGCACGTAAATAAATATACACGGGCCACACCTGGACACCGCGCCAACTTTCAGCTTGAATTATTCAGAGGCAGAGCACTCAGAGAGCGCAGACcagacctccaccaaggcctGTGAAATCATTCAGTCAGCATGAACCGTTTTGGAGCCAAAATGAcatcaagcccccccccccccacatcacacacaaaaaaaaaaaacttcaccaTTTTCTTGTCGCACGCGGCGCTATTCCCGGACGAATAGAAACCGAACGGCAGCCAATGTGACGTCACTCACCGAGTTGAAGTTGGGGAAGAGGCTGAGCGGCGACGAGCCGTTGAGACGGAACGGCAGCAGGTGCTTCAGGTCCAGCTGGGGCTGCTGCAGCGGCCGTCCCGCCACGGGCAGCGAGGCCACCAGCGGCCCGCCTTGTCCTGATGTAcctgagaaaaagaaaagaaaaatgttgatATGCCGTCCGTATtaggtgttgttgttttttttcttgtgatgcCAAATAACAAAATGGGTACTCTAGACATCATCGAGTAATCTTGCTACCATTCCTTGCAGTATTGGACTTTGTGCCGCACACCCCCAGCAAAGAGTGCCTCGCACCCCCACCCACCTTTAAATGCATCTTTTCAATACAGACGCCAGCCAAGTAGGTGgaagcgggagggagggagggagggagggagggagggagggagggagggagggatatcAGATTTCAAATAGGATGAAGAGATTTCTAATTTTCCGCTTGGTCGCATTTCAGCAGCGGTGGGCTGCGGCGATAGCATTTACACGAGCGGCAGGATCAATCATCGGTGTCAGGCCGGGTCAAAGGGGCTTTGCGTCGTGAGGTGATAACTTACAGCACAGACAAAGAAAAGCAATCAGTGAGCTCGCAATAAGAAGCAAAGGTGGGACAAAGTGCACCATTACAGGAAGGTACGCTCGTACAGATATTTgaagtcgctcgctcgctcgctcgctaccGGTGCCTGTCCCACACCCACAGACAAGCTACAAAAATGGATACAAATAGTCATCATTGACCCGTTTATGAAGATGCAAATGGGAAGAATAAATCCACTTGACGCTTTTTATAAAGTGCTGCACCCAGCCGGCCAGTTATCAGGCGACCCCCCCCAGGCAGCTTATTAAATCACTACCTGACGCCTGCCTGTGCGTGCACGTCCCTAGAAGGAAGGCTATGACACACAGCAAATAGTTGCCCGAAGCAAAGTTGCTCCTCATTgcatgctggctggctggctggctggctggctggctggccggccggctggctggctggctggctaactGCAGCCGGCAGCCACAAACAACCTCCTTCTATCAACACACCACATCGTCATCCGTTTTGTTGTTGTCCAAAGTCCGCCCGAGTCCAGGCCTCAGAGCAAACTGTccgatttcttcttcttcttctcgagCGCTGGTGAGTCATTGCGTTTGGTTACACAACGAACGGCCAGCGTCGTGCCGCATCTGTTGGATGTGCAAATGTGTGATTCCCAACTTTATGACAGCATGAGAAAGAGAAGCTGGCGCCACGACAAttccaaaaaaggacctttttACTCCATCACACCGTGAAACCCTGACATGAAAGAACAAGCAAGAGCGTCACGtcatgagagagaaaaaaaaagtaatgtcaCGAGACGGTCAAACGACGGAGGCCGCTAAAGTGCTCGCTCCTGTCCGTGCAAGAAAGCCAAGCTGCTCTTTGCGCATCTGACGGGCCGAGCCGTCCGAGCCACAACGGGGACGTTTCATTTGGTTGCGAGAAAGTGAGCCGTGTTGGATGGACGACATTAGCCCGCCGTCACTTTTAATTCAAGACAGACGCTTTTGGCCGGCCGCTCTCGTAATAACGGGCCGACCTCATGGTTGGATGTGATAACGTAAGGACGCCGTGTGAGCCGCATGctctccctcgctcgctcgctcgctctccagCAGCGTTTCAAAATGTTCTTGTGCTAAGTACTACACGCTGCGCTGGGGAAACCAGTGGAATCAAAATTGATTCTCAGCCAGAATTGTCATCACCCGGAGAGATTCAGCTGGAAAAGTATTCTCACGCCACGTTTATGTGCTTATCACGTTCCCGTCGTGCCAATGACAAAACGCTCTTACATTGTCACATAGTCGTTTGATCTTCTCACGATGCATGCCACCACTTGTACTAGGTGCTCACAATTGACGCATTGCACGCATCCGTCCTAGCGCGTGCTAATGTTTACTTTGGTGCGCTGCCGTCAAAAGGTTCTCCTCGGACGGCCTGG encodes the following:
- the znf385c gene encoding zinc finger protein 385C isoform X2; amino-acid sequence: MKHPISQSASPSSEPDRDDGGEDCGRADGRPSRGRARRPKREGKERSYTTCDLCNIQLNSAAQARIHYDGKTHKRRLKQNGDGGKTANGAGTSGQGGPLVASLPVAGRPLQQPQLDLKHLLPFRLNGSSPLSLFPNFNSMDPVQKAVINHTFGVPQPLKKKQIISCNICHLRFNSTNQAEAHYKGHKHTRKLKAMEAQKNRQRRAGQAAARDRTERADVAATPPAAEPSSEEGISLQSDSPDVKTEEGSAAPPSDVAAAGAPPPPLSPTLRLSPTLRLSPTLRLADTAAASDSAAPEATEGSRGRTDSSGADGEARADEEGKKSKAHLHCPVCKVTMNSASQLEAHNSGTKHKLTLEGQSVLPRRRGKMAAARASYKSKRLASKGSVGVTNKSFQCQVCEIFVNSETQLSQHMNSRRHKDRMAGKPPKPKFSPHSKSQQISLATKLALQKQLTKSLAAGFLPGPLAPPTLCAVAANPLALRPPMGAAAFIQTPFLGPALFRPAPGPLRPAHAPIIFSPY
- the znf385c gene encoding zinc finger protein 385C isoform X1 → MKHPISQSASPSSEPDRDDGGEDCGRADGRPSRGRARRPKREGKERSYTTCDLCNIQLNSAAQARIHYDGKTHKRRLKQNGDGGKTANGAGTSGQGGPLVASLPVAGRPLQQPQLDLKHLLPFRLNGSSPLSLFPNFNSMDPVQKAVINHTFGVPQPLKKKQIISCNICHLRFNSTNQAEAHYKGHKHTRKLKAMEAQKNRQRRAGQAAARDRTERADVAATPPAAEPSSEEGISLQSDSPDVKTEEGSAAPPSDVAAAGAPPPPLSPTLRLSPTLRLSPTLRLADTAAASDSAAPEATEGSRGRTDSSGADGEARADEEGKKSKAHLHCPVCKVTMNSASQLEAHNSGTKHKLTLEGQSVLPRRRGKMAAARASYKSKRLASKGSVGVTNKSFQCQVCEIFVNSETQLSQHMNSRRHKDRMAGKPPKPKFSPHSKSQQISLASMRWNGCAGATVSAMKKALGSYGLASLSSQTKLALQKQLTKSLAAGFLPGPLAPPTLCAVAANPLALRPPMGAAAFIQTPFLGPALFRPAPGPLRPAHAPIIFSPY
- the znf385c gene encoding zinc finger protein 385C isoform X3, yielding MLIGTSGQGGPLVASLPVAGRPLQQPQLDLKHLLPFRLNGSSPLSLFPNFNSMDPVQKAVINHTFGVPQPLKKKQIISCNICHLRFNSTNQAEAHYKGHKHTRKLKAMEAQKNRQRRAGQAAARDRTERADVAATPPAAEPSSEEGISLQSDSPDVKTEEGSAAPPSDVAAAGAPPPPLSPTLRLSPTLRLSPTLRLADTAAASDSAAPEATEGSRGRTDSSGADGEARADEEGKKSKAHLHCPVCKVTMNSASQLEAHNSGTKHKLTLEGQSVLPRRRGKMAAARASYKSKRLASKGSVGVTNKSFQCQVCEIFVNSETQLSQHMNSRRHKDRMAGKPPKPKFSPHSKSQQISLASMRWNGCAGATVSAMKKALGSYGLASLSSQTKLALQKQLTKSLAAGFLPGPLAPPTLCAVAANPLALRPPMGAAAFIQTPFLGPALFRPAPGPLRPAHAPIIFSPY